Within Fusobacterium periodonticum ATCC 33693, the genomic segment TCCAGAAATATCATTACTTTGATAGCCTAATTTAGCATGTCTAAATCCTAAATCAGATAAGTAATATTTTTCTTGAGTTTCTAAAATATTTTTTCCTTTAATATCATATCTTTGAACCTTACTTATAATAAAAGCATTTTCTAAGGCTTTTAAATAGTTATATATAGTTTCAATACTAAGTTTTCTACCCTGATTCTTTAAAAAATCAGAGATATTTTTAGCTGAAAAAGTATTACCAATATTATCCATGATATATAGTACAACTCTTTCTAAAAGTTCAATATCACGAATATTATTTCTTGCTATAACATCCCTTAGTAAAATAGAATTATATACATCTGCAAGGTATTGATAAATTTCTTCTTTACTATAATTAAAAATATGTATACCAGGTAAACCACCAAAGTTAAGATATTGATTAAAATATTCATCTAAACTTAAGGGAGTTTCTTTATTATTTTCAGTAGCAAAATCAATATATTCTTGGAATGAAAGAGGATAAATTTTTATCTCTATATATCTTCCAGCTATGTATGTGGCAAGTTCAGAAGATAATAAATTTGCATTTGAACCTGTGATATAAATGTCAGCATCTAAATCAACTAGAAAAGAATTAATTGCTTTTTCCCATGCTTTTACTTCTTGAATTTCATCTAATAAAATATAAATTTTTCCACTTATATTAGTTGTTGTATCAATAATGTATTTGTAAAGTGTTTCAAAATCTTTTATATCCATAAAGATAAGAGATTCAAAATTAATATAAATTATATTTTTTTCTGAAACTCCTTGTTTTTTTAGTTCTTCATGAATTAATTTTAATATCATAGATTTTCCACTTCTACGCATACCAGTAATTACTTTTATAAGTGGTTTATTCATATATTTTTTTATTTCTTCTAAGTATAAGTCTCTTTTTATCATATTTCACCTCAAATAAAAAAGATATATATGAAATTATATACCTTTTTTAAAAGTTTTTCAACTTATACTAGAAACTTTTTAATATTTTTACGATTTTTTCTGTTATAAATGAAAATATTTATATATCTTTTAAAAGAATTATATTTTTATCATCTGTTGCCATTTATTTCCCCAAATAGAATATAAGATAGTTTCTCTTTCACATTTATCATAATTTTCTAGTTCTTTAATTAGTAATTTTTTATTTTTTCGATCTTTCGTTAGTTTAGCTAAATTTTCAAATATTATATCAAAGTCTCCAGTCAGGAAGCCTTTAAGAATTAAAGGTAATGATTTTTCATTAACTCCATATCTATCAATAAAGGCTTTGATAAAATATTGATGTGCTAATTGATATTTATCATTAAGTTTTGAATAATACTCTTCAAGTAAAGGAAAATATTTTTTATCATATAAAGTTAAACCAAAAACTCCATAGCTTCCAGATAAAACTCTTTTATCTTCATCATCTTCATTTTCTATATCTCGATAGAATTCAACTTTTCTTATTGCTATTTTTACATAGCTTTCTAATTTATAATATAGTTCAGGAAAATCTAAAATTCTTCTAAAAAATCTATGAGTTGAAGATTTTGCAAGTTCTCCTATATTTAAAAATTCTTTTTTAGATTTTGAAGAAAATTCAATTGAGTAACTGTAAGGAAAACCTTTATTTAATAGAGTTATAATAAAATTTAAAGCTTTTTCATAAGATTTAGTAATTTCATTATCTATTTTTATCTTTATTATTGCAAGAACATCATTAGCCTTACATTCTAAATCTTCATCCTTATAGTAAATTAATTCATCTGATAAAATACCAGTCCCCTTTTCTAAATATTGTTTAGCTTTTTGAGAATTATACTTATTCATAGCATTTTTTAAATCTTCATAAACATATTTTGTATCATCTTTATATCTACTATATTTTGATTGAAACAATGCTTTATAAACATATAAATCTATTTGTTCTTCTGTAACTTCTTTAGGTTCTAGTTTAAGAAAAATATTCTTAGTCCAGTCTTCTAAAAATAAGATAGTATTATACTTAAAATCACTCTCTATTTGTTCATTTTTAGTTGACTTCATTACTTGTAAAATTTTCTCTATAAGTTCAATCAAATACTTTTCAGAATATCCCA encodes:
- a CDS encoding DUF6138 family protein — protein: MNKTLKEKVINTTFKGVYKIIENEYKHHPNEKPYSCSKIQEGYNDYLRIVFKKGEINYFRHNFNWITKSDLKIVCEELNEIKKDDFAKEIVSEIKSRFEEIFFSYKDSFLFRYKILLTLEFEDEQASLENRTSRYKFYIENKERKEELKSKMNEYIKEMLLKENDLIKDHRECYILCRNFLDFNLMGYSEKYLIELIEKILQVMKSTKNEQIESDFKYNTILFLEDWTKNIFLKLEPKEVTEEQIDLYVYKALFQSKYSRYKDDTKYVYEDLKNAMNKYNSQKAKQYLEKGTGILSDELIYYKDEDLECKANDVLAIIKIKIDNEITKSYEKALNFIITLLNKGFPYSYSIEFSSKSKKEFLNIGELAKSSTHRFFRRILDFPELYYKLESYVKIAIRKVEFYRDIENEDDEDKRVLSGSYGVFGLTLYDKKYFPLLEEYYSKLNDKYQLAHQYFIKAFIDRYGVNEKSLPLILKGFLTGDFDIIFENLAKLTKDRKNKKLLIKELENYDKCERETILYSIWGNKWQQMIKI
- a CDS encoding ATP-binding protein, which gives rise to MIKRDLYLEEIKKYMNKPLIKVITGMRRSGKSMILKLIHEELKKQGVSEKNIIYINFESLIFMDIKDFETLYKYIIDTTTNISGKIYILLDEIQEVKAWEKAINSFLVDLDADIYITGSNANLLSSELATYIAGRYIEIKIYPLSFQEYIDFATENNKETPLSLDEYFNQYLNFGGLPGIHIFNYSKEEIYQYLADVYNSILLRDVIARNNIRDIELLERVVLYIMDNIGNTFSAKNISDFLKNQGRKLSIETIYNYLKALENAFIISKVQRYDIKGKNILETQEKYYLSDLGFRHAKLGYQSNDISGYLENIVYLELLRRKYKANMGKQGNKEIDFVASFRDERLYLQVTYLLASPESIEREFSVLNSIKDNYPKMVLSMDNLPESNIEGIKRKKIIDFLLEKRG